The DNA window GCTGCTCAAACAGGTAATCGGTCAGCACGTTCGGCCGGTAGTCGTTAAGCACGTCGGACAGGGCGTCGTGAAACCGCAGAATCTCCAGCGCCAGGGCCCGCTCGGCCGGCTCGTCCAGCAGGATCGTCGGCGCCTGGGCTCGGAGGGCGTTGATATCGATTTCCCCTCGGCGAAAAATGCTCTGCACCCGGGCGTAAGCGTACTGCATGTACGTCGCCGTATTGCCGTTGAGGGCGATCATTTTTTCCAGGCTGAACTTGTAATCGCTGGTCCGGTTGTGGGACAGGTCGGCGTACTTGATGGCGGCATGGCCGACGATATCGGCGACCTCGGCCCGTTCCTCGGCGGTCAGATCGCTGAGACTCTCTTCCAGCACGGCTCCGGCGGCGCCGACGGCCTGGTCGAGCAGCCCTTCGAGCCCGGCGGCGACGCCGTCCCGCGTTTTGAACGGCCGACCCTGGTCATCGGTCACGGTCCCAAAGCTCACATGCCGCAGCTCGAGCGAGTCGCCCCGCCACTTTTTCGCGGCGGCGAACAGTTTGGAGAAGTGATCGCCTTGCCGGAAATCGACCACGTACAAAATGGCGTCGGGCGCCCATTCCTTGACGCGATAGTCGATCGTCGCCAGGTCGGTCGTGGCGTACAGAAAGGCGCCGTCCCGCTTGCGGATAATCATCGGGGCGTCAAAGCCGTCCAGGAAGACACACATGGCTCCGTCGCTTTCCCGGGCCAGTCCGGCCTTCTCAAAATCTTCAACCACTCCGGCCAGCTGATCATGATAGAAGCTCTCGCCCAGCTCGTGATCAAACACGACGCCCAGCCGGTCATACACCCGTTGGATATGGGCCCGGCAGTGGGGCAGGAACTGCTCCCATAGGGCTGTGTTTTCCGGGTCGTGCTGGTGCAACTTGGCCGTTTCTTCGAGCACTGCCTGGTCGATCTTTTCATGCTTGAGGGCCAGCATGTACAGCGTGGTATCGGACTCGACCTTGGAGATTTTCTCTTTGACATGGCCCAGGTCTTCGGCCAGTTTCTCGACTTGCTGCTCCAGCTTGTGGCGGGCCTTTTTCTGGGCCGAGTCCCGCTTCTTGTCGCCTGTGGGAAGCAATGCCCGATGGGTCGCCAGCTCTTCCATTTTGGCGGAGACTCGGTTCTCGGCGTCGAACAGGCCGCGCTTGTTGCTGTGGTATTCCATCAGCGCGTGCACCTGGCGGTACAACCGGCTGAGCTCGGCGACGGGCTCTGCTTCATAGGCGTTGTCGTCGCGAAAGTGCTTGTAGCCGTAAATGATCATGCCGAACTGCGTGCCCCAGTCGCCCAGGTGATTGTCGGTAATCACTTTATGCCCCAGGAACCGCAAGATGCGGGCGAGCGAATCGCCAATCACGGTCGAGCGGATATGGCCCACGTGCATCGGCTTGGCGACGTTGGGGGACGAGTAGTCGACCACGTACGTCCGCGGCTGGGCGACCGGCTCGATCCCCAGCCGATCGTCGCTGGCGGCGACCGCCAGTTGCTGCTGCAGCCAGGCGTTGGTCAGTCGCAGATTAATGAAACCGGGGCCGGCGATCTCCGGCGGATCGCAGAAGTCGGCGACGTCCAGATGCTCCACGATGGCGGCGGCCGTTTCCCGGGCGGTTTGCCCCAGGCGCTTGCTGAGCGACATCGCACAGTTGACCTGGTAGTCGCCAAACTGGGGATTTTGCGAAGGCCGGACCATATCGAGCAGGCTGGCGAGCAGCGCCGGATCGTCGTCCAGGTGTTCCGTCACTTTGGCGAGTGCGGCCGCAACCCGGGACCGCAGTAATCCTAAGATGTTCATAACGACCGTTCGCACCCACAGGCGGCAGCCCGTGGAATAAAGGAAAGGAAGGCGCCGGACTCAAAACATGCGGCGGACCCTTCCTGGAAGGAAATCCGCCGTGGGTTACGCAAGAACCCCCGCCGGTAAAGACGAGGGTTAGTGCGATGGAATCTCTCGCCTGAGGGCGAGTTAGGCTTCTTTTAAAATTTCGGTCAGGTCGACCGGTTTCGCCTCGGCCCAGAGGTTTTCCAGACTGTAAAAAGCCCGCATGTCGGGTTCAAACAGGTGGACGACCACATCGCCATAATCGAGAACGATCCAGCGGCTTTCGTCGTAGCCGGCAATGTTGCGACGCTTGTCGCCCATGTCGTCTTCCAGCTTGTGATCGATATCTTCGCTGATGGCGTGCAGCTGGCGGCGGCTGAAACCGGTGGCAATCACGAAATAATCGAACTGCGGCGTTTGACCGCGCATGTCCAGCACCCGGACATCCTCCGCACGGTTCTCAGCGGCTACCCGCGCAGCGGCCAGCGCCAATTTCAAGCTACGGTTCGAATTTGCCTCTAGGCGTTCGTGAGGGATCGTACTTGCCACTAGGAGTCTCCGTGATTGAGTAAAGGAAAGAACCCCTTCACCTTGGTTCGTTCAATTCTAACTGCTTAAGAGCTAAAAGCCACCGTACGGGTTCTGTCAGATCGACGTTAAATCGACAAAAAAAGGCGATCGGGGGCCCTTCTCCCTGTAATGCTGTCAATTTGTCGCACCCGAATATCCGGCAGGACGGTCAAGAAAACCTGCCGCTGGTAACGACTGTATCGGACAGCCGGTCACTTTGCCGCCGGGAACGGCGATCCGAACCGTTCCGCACGAGGAATTGCTCGGTGAGGTGAAAATTTTCACGGACGGAAGTCGACGGCAATTACTGTCGATTCTGGTTTGGTTGTTTTGCGAACCAGCCGGCGCAGAAAGGCGACTGTCCGGCGTCTGTCCTGCTGCGAAACGACGAATCAATACCTGGACGTTTTTCTTTCCGTCCCGCCTTCCTCAGGGGGCGATCTGCAGTTTGTCTGCTTCGGCGATGGCCCGCGGAACCAGCAGTTCGGCCGGCGACTTGGCCCAGCCGGAGGGGACCGAGTAGAGCAGCGGAAAGGCAAAGCCGTTCCCGCGGATGCTGGCGATGCGGCCCGTTTCGCCTGGCTCCAGCGGAATGCGGTGCGTGCCGCGACGGCTGATGTCGACCTCGCGCGAACGGACCAGCCCTTTCTCATCCTGGCCCGAGTACAGCTGCACAAACTTCTGGTCGTAGGCGTCCCACACTTCCAGGTCCAGCGAGCGCGTCCCCTGGGGGATGTAAAAATAAGCCGGCCCCTGGGTCAGCCCCCGTGGTCGCTGGGGGAACATGAACGCCGGCTGGGCCGTGTAGCTCTCCTCGACAAAGTCATAACCGAGCGACGTGAGCTGCGCCAGAAAGCCGCTGGGGCCAACCTCAAAACGGTACACGCCTGTATGCGGCGCCGGGAACGAGGCCGTCACACGGTGACGCTCCTGCCCCTTCGCGCTGGTCACTTCCTCGGAGGCGACAAACGTCGTCGTCGGATCGATCACCGGCGACCACTCCCGTTGCTCCCGATCCCAGTACTCGACGCCGTAGGAGACATCTTTCGGCCCGTAAAAGCGGAGCACGTCCCCTTTCTTCCAGGCGCATTGAAAGCCGATCGGTTCGCCCGCTTTGCCCGTCGCCAGGAACGTGGTGGGCGGCGCCTGGGCGCTGTTGTAGAGGAACGGCGCCCCGGGGCGCAGCGTTTGATAATCCTTCACCCCGACCAGATCCCATTGGTCGATCTGGCTGACAAGACGTCCGTCGGCCAGCTTCTGCTCGGCGAAGTGATCCACTTCCAGCAGCGGCCAGTGCTCCAGCACCTGGCGCCACCAGCGGGCCGTTTCCTCCGGCGTGTAGTGGGCGGGCCCCGCCTGCAGTTCGGCCGGCACGACGGGCTCGATGCGGTTCTGCCCGGGGAACGTGCGGCGAAGCACCATGTGCATCGCCGTGGCGTACGACATTTGCCCCTTCCAGAGGAACTCGATCAGCTCGGGCGATTTGGCTTCCATGGCGCCCTGGTCAAGCAGGTAATAGAAGTACCAGTACTGCTTGAGGTCATCGAGACGCTTCTGGGCCGCCGGTTCGACGGCCGGGTCCAGCTGGACGTCGGCCGCTTCGATCAGGCGTATCGCCTTGGCCCAGGCGGCCGGCGCGCTGACGGGGAAATTTTCGATCAACATATAATCATAGTACGCCTTCATCTGCGGCCATGCGGAGCCGTAGGCCCGCTGCAGCCAGCGATCGCGCAGGGCGTCCAGCTGGGCTGCGGTCAGATCGCGGTTCCACAGCGCTTTCGCCATCAGGTAATAGGCCAGGCCGTACTTGCCGCCATTGAAATCCATCTCACAGGTCAGCGCCCTCACGCCGGCCTGGTGGGTCGCATCGAGATCGGCCAGAATCGCGCTCGGCGATGCGGACCAGCGGGCCGGGATGCCGTCGAGCGAATGGTCGGCGTAATACGCGATGCTGATGATGCGGTACTCGGCCGACGGCTCACGCGGCAGCAGTTCCTTCAGGGCGGCTGCAACCGACTGCCTGGTGGCGAACGCCTTCCAGCGTCCCAGTCCCCGGTGCTTGGGGTAGCCGGCGATCATCACCCTGATGCGCGGATCCAGATTGAAGTGCGGCGGAATATCGTGATAGGCATAACTGTACAGGCTGGTGCGGACCAGCGACTTTTTCGCCTGGCCGGTGCGGGTGACTTGCTCCTCTGGCGGCAGCGAGTCGATCCACTTGTCAAACTCCCGCAGCAGCCAGTTGTTGAACGCAAACACCAGATCGGCCGCCTCGCCATGATCAAACTGTTCCCGCGGCTGGTCGATCCCGCGGTAACCGTGCAGCCGGTACGGCTGCGGCCAGTCGACCCCTTCGGCCTGCAGGTATTCCGGGTACCAGCGGCGATTCTCGGGGCGGACCCACTCACGGGAATTGGCCAGCCCGGCGCCGTCTTCTGCTTCCACGCCAAAGACGAACGGCTCGGACGGATAGGTCTCAAAGTGCTTCGCCGCCAGATCCTGCATGCGGGCCAGCACCAGCTCCCGCGCGACGGGCGTGGTCGTGTCGACATTCACATGCATGCCGACCAGCTTCTGCTCTTCCCAGGCCGTCCCGCTGCTGACGAACACGCGGCCATGGCCCGGTTCCCCTGCCGCGTCGGTATTGATCCACAGTTCCGACTTGCTGGCGGGCGTCGCCGGCGGACGATCTGCCTCCAGCCCCAGCCGGGTAGCGGGCGTCAGAAAGCCGTCGGTCGTGCCTGTCTTGCGCAGATACTCCACCAGCGGGCGATGATAGACATACAGCGCATGCCCCGGGAACGGCGCCATCGACCGGCCCCAGTTCCGCGAGCCGATCGCCCAGCGGACGTAGCTTTCTCCCACGCCTTCATCGTGCGGATCGGACAGCTGCAGTTTCGGCCCCGTCTGCAGCGTGCCGACGCCGCGGTACTGGCCGGTCGTCGGAGTCAGCTGCCGCAGATAAAAGCGAGGTCGATCCGACAACTCCAGATCGAACGTCAGCCCTGCCGTATGGTCGGGCGTATGAATCCAGTTCGGCCCCATGCCGAGCACCTCATAATCGACCGATTCCAGCAGCGCGGGCGCGGCAGCGGCGAGGCCGTCGATCGTATTGGCGACCACCAGCAACCGCTTCGCCTCGCTCCGCAGATAGAACGCTTCGCGGTCGTTGTAAGCATCCTCGCCTGTGCTGGCGAGCGCGGCGATGACGGCCGGGTCGCGCTGGATCGCTGCGGGAGCCGTAGCGAGCAGCAGCAACACGATCCCCTGATCCGTCTGGTCGCTGCTGCGGACGACGGGCGGATGGCCCGTCATGCGGCCGATCCCTTCCTGCAGGAACTTGACCGCTTCCCGCAGCCGATACTCGGGCGTGTTCTGCGGCAGGCGGGGCTGCGCGATCGTCTCCCAGTCCCAGCCGGCGATCGTCGCGCCGTCGGCGTCGGCCTGGTGAAACAGCACCACTTCGGCCGCGCCGGTCGCGGGCGTGAATGCCGTAAAGGGGGCCTGCTCCGCAGCGCCCCCTTCCGCACTTATGAGCACTGCCAGGAGCCAACCGCAGGCCGTTACCCGTCGCCAGTCCATTCGATCTCTCCCAGAAAAACAGTTGGCCGTTGGAGCATTTCCCTTCCAGCCTGGGATTCTATCGGCTGGCCGGGCGGCATGCCATCGACGGCGCGCATCGGGGCGCATCCTGTTTCCAGAAAATAATTTATTGACATCTACGGTTTAACCAGTAGAATCACCCTCGTGATGCAGCTTTCCTTTTTTGAGGCGGAAGAGGGAAGTTCCCCCGACGCTGGAATTTGCCAGAGTGAACCCGCTCATTTTGAGGAACCCATGGCCCGCCCCAAACAGGAACAGCCTACGCCGGGCGAACTCGAAGTACTCAAGGTGCTTTGGGAGATCGGCCCGGCCACCGTCCGCCAGGTGATGGACAGACTGAACGAACAGACCCATCCGCGTGCTTATACGTCGGTCATGAGCCTGTTAAATGTGATGACCGACAAGCGCCTCGTCCGCCGCCGCACCAGAGGCAGGGCCTTCGCCTATGAAGCCACGGCCGAGCAAAAACAGACGCTAGGCTGCCTGCTGGGAGACCTGCTGGGCAGGGCCTTTTCCGGTTCCACCACGGCGCTGGTCACGCAGTTGCTGGACCAGTCCAATCCGACGGCTGCGGAACTGGAAGAGATTCGCCGACTTCTGGATAACTACCCCGCACAGGACGACGCCCCATGAACGGTTGGGTGTTCGATACGCTCTGCCAGCGCTGGTCGCTGGCGCTGCTCCACTTTGTCTGGCAAGGGTTCGCCGTCGCCGCGGTGCTGGCGATCCTGTTGCGGCTGTTCCAGGTGCGCAGCGCCCCGGTGCGTTATGCGGCCGGACTGGCCGCGCTGACGGCAATGGCCTGCTTGCCGCCGGCGACGTTCCTGCTGTGCGATGCGCCGGCAACGGCGACATCACACGCCATCGTGACAGCGTCAGACACCGTGACAGGTTCTGGCGCCAGGTCGCTCGGCGGTGTTTCCTGGTCGCCGGGGGAAGTGCTGGCAGCGGCTGCCGGGGAGATCCCGTCCAGCGGGCTGCTGACGCCGTTCTGGCTGGCAGGCGTGTTGCTGATGTGCATTCGCCTGGCGCTGGGCGCCGGCTACTCCGGCTGGCTGGCGCGGGAACGAAGCGAACCGCCGGAAGAATGGCTGGCGGTCATCGCCGGCTTGCGACGTTCGCTGCGTCTTTCCGACCGGGTCCGCGTGTATGCCTCGCAGCGCGTGGGGGAAGCGATGGCGGTGGGACTGTGGCGACCGATGGTGCTGGCTCCGGCTGCGTACTTTTGCGAAACGCCGCCCGACCTGCTGCAGGCGATCCTGGCGCATGAACTGGCCCACATCCGCCGCGGCGACCTGGTCGTGCTGCTGCTGCAGCGGGTGCTGGAAACCTTACTGTTTTACCATCCGGCCGTGTGGTGGATCTCCCGCCTGGTCCGGGTGGAACGAGAGAAGTGTTGCGACGAATTGGCGGTCGCGGTGACAGGTCAGCCAGTGAAGTATGTGCGGGCTTTGGAATGGGCGGCCCAGCAACGATTTACTCGTCGTCAACCGACGCTGGCCGCGAATCTGCGAGGAGAAGGTTCCATGTCGTTATTGAATCGTGCTCGTTATCTGCTAGGCGCCGATGAACATCGGCAATCGCGCTGGTGGCCGCTGGGAATGCTCATGCTGCTCGCCTTGCCGGCCATGCTCTGGGCCCTGGGATTCGCCAGCAGCAGCCCCGCCTTTGCCGACGGAGAACGCGAAGGCGAAGTCCGTCGCGATGGCGATCGTCCGCGAGAAGGCGAAGTCCGTCGCGATGGCGATCGGCCGCGTGAAGGCGAAGTCCGTCGCGATGGCGATCGGCCGCGTGAAGGCGAAGTCCGTCGCGATGGCGATCGTCCGCGTGAAGGCGAAGTCCGTCGCGATGGCGATCGTCCGCGAGAAGGCGAAGTCCGTCGCGACGGTGATCGGCCGCGTGAAGGGGAAGTCCGTCGCGATGGCGATCGTCCGCGTGAAGGGGAAGTTCGTCGCGATGGCGACCGGCCGCGAGAAGGCGGATTCCGCCCCGATGGCGATCGTCCGCGTGAAGGCGGAGTCCGCCCCGATGGCGATCGTCCGCGAGAAGGCGAAGTCCGTCGCGATGGCGATCGGCCGGCAGAAGCTCGAGAGACCTCGGGCTCGCGGGAAGAGCTCATGATCCGCATGATCAATGAACTGCGACGGGAAGTGATGAACCTGCGCCA is part of the Lignipirellula cremea genome and encodes:
- the argS gene encoding arginine--tRNA ligase — encoded protein: MNILGLLRSRVAAALAKVTEHLDDDPALLASLLDMVRPSQNPQFGDYQVNCAMSLSKRLGQTARETAAAIVEHLDVADFCDPPEIAGPGFINLRLTNAWLQQQLAVAASDDRLGIEPVAQPRTYVVDYSSPNVAKPMHVGHIRSTVIGDSLARILRFLGHKVITDNHLGDWGTQFGMIIYGYKHFRDDNAYEAEPVAELSRLYRQVHALMEYHSNKRGLFDAENRVSAKMEELATHRALLPTGDKKRDSAQKKARHKLEQQVEKLAEDLGHVKEKISKVESDTTLYMLALKHEKIDQAVLEETAKLHQHDPENTALWEQFLPHCRAHIQRVYDRLGVVFDHELGESFYHDQLAGVVEDFEKAGLARESDGAMCVFLDGFDAPMIIRKRDGAFLYATTDLATIDYRVKEWAPDAILYVVDFRQGDHFSKLFAAAKKWRGDSLELRHVSFGTVTDDQGRPFKTRDGVAAGLEGLLDQAVGAAGAVLEESLSDLTAEERAEVADIVGHAAIKYADLSHNRTSDYKFSLEKMIALNGNTATYMQYAYARVQSIFRRGEIDINALRAQAPTILLDEPAERALALEILRFHDALSDVLNDYRPNVLTDYLFEQLAKAYSAFFEKCPVLKVDTPEQKSSRLLLCDLTARTIRQGLELLGIQVVDRM
- the rsfS gene encoding ribosome silencing factor, whose amino-acid sequence is MKLALAAARVAAENRAEDVRVLDMRGQTPQFDYFVIATGFSRRQLHAISEDIDHKLEDDMGDKRRNIAGYDESRWIVLDYGDVVVHLFEPDMRAFYSLENLWAEAKPVDLTEILKEA
- a CDS encoding BlaI/MecI/CopY family transcriptional regulator; its protein translation is MARPKQEQPTPGELEVLKVLWEIGPATVRQVMDRLNEQTHPRAYTSVMSLLNVMTDKRLVRRRTRGRAFAYEATAEQKQTLGCLLGDLLGRAFSGSTTALVTQLLDQSNPTAAELEEIRRLLDNYPAQDDAP
- a CDS encoding M56 family metallopeptidase; this encodes MNGWVFDTLCQRWSLALLHFVWQGFAVAAVLAILLRLFQVRSAPVRYAAGLAALTAMACLPPATFLLCDAPATATSHAIVTASDTVTGSGARSLGGVSWSPGEVLAAAAGEIPSSGLLTPFWLAGVLLMCIRLALGAGYSGWLARERSEPPEEWLAVIAGLRRSLRLSDRVRVYASQRVGEAMAVGLWRPMVLAPAAYFCETPPDLLQAILAHELAHIRRGDLVVLLLQRVLETLLFYHPAVWWISRLVRVEREKCCDELAVAVTGQPVKYVRALEWAAQQRFTRRQPTLAANLRGEGSMSLLNRARYLLGADEHRQSRWWPLGMLMLLALPAMLWALGFASSSPAFADGEREGEVRRDGDRPREGEVRRDGDRPREGEVRRDGDRPREGEVRRDGDRPREGEVRRDGDRPREGEVRRDGDRPREGEVRRDGDRPREGEVRRDGDRPREGGFRPDGDRPREGGVRPDGDRPREGEVRRDGDRPAEARETSGSREELMIRMINELRREVMNLRQEVHELRHGHGARVQPREGEPRRELTRERTVEQPREGEPRRELTRERTAEQPREGEPRRELTREPSVEKPREVEKPREVEKPREERREVERPKTEGPQSTETKSR